A segment of the Anaerolineales bacterium genome:
TTCAGCCCGAATCCACGCCCGCTCCGCCCGGGATCGAAGCCCCGGCCGTCGTCCGCCACGTCCAGCGCGACGGCGCCGGGCATATAGGAGAGGGTGACCGTGACTTTCCGCGCCCGGGCGTGTTTGTTGACGTTCTGCAGCGCCTCGCGGCAAATGCGCAGCAGGGCGAATTCCACGGACGAATCCAGCGGGCGTGGATTTCCGGTGACGGCCAGCTCGGCGGCGACGGCGCTTTCCACCGAGAAGCGCGCCGCCGCGACTTCCAAGTCCTCGACCAACGAAGCGCTCAAGGTTTCCCCGGGGTACGGATCCCAGACGATGCGCCGGGCTTCCTCGAGGCCTTCGCGGGCGGCTTGTTCGGCCTGCCGCAGGCTTGCCGGAGCCGCCACCGGATCGCCCAGGCGCGCGGCCGAGAGGTGCATGATGATGGAAGCGAATTGCTGGGCGAGCGTGTCGTGAATCTCGCGCGCCAGGCGCTGGCGCTCCGCCAACACGCCCATTTCGCGCTCGGCCTTCAGCAGCTCGGCGCGGGTCCGGGTGAATTCCTCCAACAGGCGTTGGCGCTTCGAACTCTGAGAGGCCAGCGCGGCGATGAAAGCCCCGAGGAGGACCGCGCCTGCCAGAATCCCCAAACCGACGATCGACGCGGGGAACCAATCTTCCGGCGCATGGCGGATCACGAAGAGCGCGCAGATGAGGAACGTCTGAACCAAGGCCGCCGCTACCGCCCAGAGGAGGCGCAGCCGCGTGAAAATCATCGGATAAAACATCCCCGCCAACAGCAGGGCGACGGCATCGAGCGCGATCAGCCCGCCCCACAACGCCCAACCGAGAAGAAAATGCAGCCCGCACAATGCGGGGTTGTTCCACCAGCGCGTAACGGGATTGGCGACGAAGGGGATGTACCAGACCGCGAGCAGTGCGGCGAGAATCAGAAAGCCGGGCAAAAGGCCGCCGGCGGGGGCGTTGCCGAGGAATACGGCGACGGTCAGACCGAAAAACGCATAGGCCGAGACGTGCCAAACCCAGTCCCACTGCTCCCAGACGTCCCTTTGGGGAACCGCCCTTTTCTCCGGCATGCGGAAATTATATCCCCGCGGCCTCCGGATCCTCACGGCGTGCGGAGGCCGCGGAGCGGCGATTCTTGCCGGGGCTTACATCTTCGCCGCCAGAAAAATCAACATCGAGGCAAACGGTTCGGAGATCAACACCGCCAGGCTGTGCCCCAGGATGACGGGGGTCAGGCTGCGCTTCCCCCACAGGAACAGGCCGCCGAGCATCACGCCGTACACCAGACTGAAGAGAAAGGAGAAGATGTTGAATCCCCAGATCGTGTGGTAGAGGGCGAACACCAGCCCCGAGCCCAACACCTGGACCCAACCCGGGATGCGGATCTTCTGCAATTGGTTCATCAGGAAGCCGCGCGTGACGAAATCCTCGAGCAGCGCGCCCGTCGCGGCGATCACCGCGGTCAGGATCCGGAATCCGTCGATCCGGGCGATGTCGGCGTCGGGGTCGAATTGGAAGATGCTGGTCAGGAACAGAACGCCCCACAGCAGGCCCAACAGCAATCCGACGACCGCCGCGGCCGTGCGGGTGGGGGCGCCGAGGCCCAGCGAGCGCAGCAGATCGCGCAAGGACATGCCGCCGCTCATCCGCAGAATGACGGCGAGGATCACGCAAAAACCGATCCAGAACGAGGCCAGCAGGGCGACGACCGAAGCTTCGATCGACAGCCGCCCGCCCAGCAGGCCGGGAACGGGGCCGAAGTTCGGGCCGATCAGCAAGACGAGGAGAACGGTGACGATTGCCAGATTGCGCCAGACGGTTTTTTTATCGACCTCTGCGGCGTTCATAGTTCCTCCGGGAAGGGTTGGGATCGCCCCAGTATGCCCCGCCGAAGCCGGGCGGGCATCCGTCCGCCGGATGGTTTTTGTCTCCATCTTTCGATGGATAACGCCGCGATCAACAAGGAGCCTGTTTTTCCTCCCCCCCGCCCGCTTTTCCCTCTCCGAGCTTTCCCCCGCTTCCCCCGGCAAAGAGCAGGCCGAGGGCGGGCGCCGGCATCACGACCAATGGCTGAGCAGTCACGTTTTTTTCCATTTTTATCAATCCCCGGACACCGTATCGTCACTGCAAGCCCTTTCCAGCCCCCTGCGGAGAAAAAGAAAGCGGGTCCCCGTCAATTCCGGGAACCCGCGCCAACCACGGGAAAACCGACGGACGATCCGATCCGCCCGGTCAGCCCCCCAACAGCGACTTCATCTGGTTGTAGATCATCCGCGCGGCCCGCTCCGGGCTCAACCGGCACAGGAAATCCATGAAGGCCGCGTCCTGCCCGACCAGGATCCGGTACTTGTTCCGTTCCATCCCGTCGAGGATGATTTCCGCCGCCCGCTCGGGCGGCAGCGTTTTAAAGGAACTCTGCTTGTCCGAGGCGCCGGCGATGCTCACGCCGGAATTGGCGGCGATGTTCGTCCCCAGCGCGCCCGGGAACACGATCGTCACCCGCACGTTGGTCGAAAGCAGTTCGGTGAACAGGCCCTCGGTGAGGAGCTTCACCGCCGCCTTGGAAGCCCCGTAGACCGTCTGGCCCGGCACCGGCAGGAAGCCGCCCATGCTGGAGACGTTGACGACGTGTGCCTCCGGCCGCGCGAGCAGGTGCGGGAGGAAGGCCTTGACCATGTTGACCGTGCCGTAGAAATTGATGTTCATCACCCGTTCGATCGCGTCGAATTGCAGTTCGTTCAGCTTTACGAACGGCTGGATGATCCCGGCGTTGTTGATCACGCCGTCGACCGCGCCGAAGCGTTCGACGACCCGATCGGGCAGCTTCGCCACCGCCGCCCGGTCGGTGATATCGACGACGAACTCGGCGAAGCCGCCGCGCCTGCTTCCGGCCAGCTCCTCGGTTTCGTCCAGGGCGTCCTTTTTGATGTCGATCGCGGCGACCTTCGCGCCGCGGGCCAGGAGTTGCAGCACCAGCTCCCGCCCCATTCCGTTTCCGCCGCCGGTTACGGCGATGATCTTGTCCGCGACTTTCATATCGGTTTCTCCTTTCGGCCCTTTCCCAATATTTTTTATCTCTATCCCGCCGGGCCGTCCATGCGGGCATGAAAGGCTTTGCGGCGGGATTCATCCCGGCGCGGCAGTGGATCCGCGATCACTGCAAACGCCTCGCCGCCCGGCTTGTCGACGACCCGTCCGGCGAACGCCGGCAATCCGCTCCGCCAGGGCCGGCGCCGCGCCCTGTTTTTCATAATTTGTGAGTATTGTAATGCCGAAAAAAGTCATCAAAAGCTAAGCGAGGGATTAGAAAAAGCCGGCAAAGTCGCTATGCTCAGCGGGATCGGCGGTTTCTGCGATTCCATCCTTTTTTACGGACGGTTTGCCTTTGCCGCCGGCTACGGATCGCGCACGCAGCGATAGCTGTGGCGGGGATTCCCGCCCGTTTTCGAAGCCGTATTCACCCAGCCGTTGTAGGACACAAAATATGCCTCACGCTCGTCGAATTCCTCCGCGGCCCAGTAATACACAGGATCCAGATTCGGATTCCAAAGCGGCGTCTCCTTATCCGGTAAGATCTTGCACTCCATCCGGTCGTACCCTTCGCCCAACCAGATACAGCCGGCGTTCCGGCCGTGCCGGGCGAACGAGCGCGCGTAGTCGTCCACCGTCGGCATCCGCCAGAGGTTTTGCGGTTCGGTTTCCAGGGTCAGGCCGTCCTGGCTGAGGTATAGGCAAAGGTTGTACCGCTCCATCTCGGCGGCCGAGGCGAATTCGCCGCGGTGCGGGTCGTATCCCGGCTTGTCGCCCATGCCGAGCGGGGCAAGGCCGTAAAGGGCGATCATGTTCCAGGAAGGGAATCCGCCGTAATCCTGCCGCCAGTTCCAGCCGGGA
Coding sequences within it:
- a CDS encoding sensor histidine kinase produces the protein MPEKRAVPQRDVWEQWDWVWHVSAYAFFGLTVAVFLGNAPAGGLLPGFLILAALLAVWYIPFVANPVTRWWNNPALCGLHFLLGWALWGGLIALDAVALLLAGMFYPMIFTRLRLLWAVAAALVQTFLICALFVIRHAPEDWFPASIVGLGILAGAVLLGAFIAALASQSSKRQRLLEEFTRTRAELLKAEREMGVLAERQRLAREIHDTLAQQFASIIMHLSAARLGDPVAAPASLRQAEQAAREGLEEARRIVWDPYPGETLSASLVEDLEVAAARFSVESAVAAELAVTGNPRPLDSSVEFALLRICREALQNVNKHARARKVTVTLSYMPGAVALDVADDGRGFDPGRSGRGFGLKSMRERAEELGGAFTVESRPGSGAKIAVSVPAGDSQ
- a CDS encoding CPBP family intramembrane metalloprotease, which codes for MNAAEVDKKTVWRNLAIVTVLLVLLIGPNFGPVPGLLGGRLSIEASVVALLASFWIGFCVILAVILRMSGGMSLRDLLRSLGLGAPTRTAAAVVGLLLGLLWGVLFLTSIFQFDPDADIARIDGFRILTAVIAATGALLEDFVTRGFLMNQLQKIRIPGWVQVLGSGLVFALYHTIWGFNIFSFLFSLVYGVMLGGLFLWGKRSLTPVILGHSLAVLISEPFASMLIFLAAKM
- a CDS encoding SDR family NAD(P)-dependent oxidoreductase, whose product is MKVADKIIAVTGGGNGMGRELVLQLLARGAKVAAIDIKKDALDETEELAGSRRGGFAEFVVDITDRAAVAKLPDRVVERFGAVDGVINNAGIIQPFVKLNELQFDAIERVMNINFYGTVNMVKAFLPHLLARPEAHVVNVSSMGGFLPVPGQTVYGASKAAVKLLTEGLFTELLSTNVRVTIVFPGALGTNIAANSGVSIAGASDKQSSFKTLPPERAAEIILDGMERNKYRILVGQDAAFMDFLCRLSPERAARMIYNQMKSLLGG